A window of Rhododendron vialii isolate Sample 1 chromosome 11a, ASM3025357v1 contains these coding sequences:
- the LOC131306447 gene encoding nuclear pore complex protein NUP98A-like isoform X5, translating to MVIVGDRAVPMTSTFGSTHFRPSAFGSQCGGSRVSGYSKTVEVVDGEMMVSTGPQHLESISAMPVYKDNSTEELRWEDYKSGDKGGIGFGAWAMQPNLFSASCLSAKSASNPFSSSTPANIFASEAGASASEGFGESNTPAFSSFSPFGHSSSIPFSSDFGASTAPAPSSTPFQASAWPFATTSSSTPMPSGKPSASGLFGPNRSEPSLCTSSLPTFGPTPAVFSSSGSFSANCYGTSTQPIFGGNNKSSEFFGGEPISSMSSHFGSVPPNFVSPSLFGQATAQVPVSQSVAPSFGISGGRCCVCPSNMSNTAFTGNGSTSAGNLFSSTQFEFPPNLSGFGHATTSSPSPFKPMQTVPCTGVPIGDFGQSVHGTGVPVGNFGQSVPGFNGFLGIAFLPCWIAFGQPVASPPGWVASAQPIAAPVTCNNPFHREGGPTLRMGSVHTAPSSFSSSTPSNLFASQKPTFTCQKFGVPTTPIFGSSGFAAPSGECQFGQSFATPFSSTSANLFGCQTSVFNSADLASSTPFGPRPFGQPSANPFSSSTSTNSFAASQTPSFASAAFGTSTTTPLASSVFAAPSSPSPFGLSVNPFSSTPSNTFPPKTSSFSSSGFGESTACPFTTAPSTLWGFGTASGFGSGANGSAPSFIESSSPTFGSSPSVCSSSFTFGTSSQPVSGSHSYPLFGTLNSSVSSLFGSVAPNSVSPSSSGPITAQSLFHAKCHPSFQKTHPFSGQSNIPLTPSFIPSFGALNISSTASTGNGSEGNLCSSPTSAAGFDPTSSSTHTPFQPVPTADSEGVCLGNIGRSVAGDGFGWNAFGPPGAANCRF from the exons ATGGTCATCGTCGGTGATC GAGCTGTTCCAATGACTTCAACATTTGGAAGCACTCATTTTAGACCTTCGGCCTTTGGTAGTCAGTGTGGAGGAAGTAGAGTATCTGGCTATTCTAAAACAGTTGAGGTAGTAGATGGCGAAATGATGGTATCAACTGGACCGCAACACTTAGAATCCATATCAGCCATGCCTGTTTACAAAGATAACAGCACTGAAGAACTCCGGTGGGAGGACTACAAGTCAGGAGATAAAG GTGGGATTGGCTTTGGTGCTTGGGCTATGCAGCCAAACCTCTTTAGTGCTTCATGTTTGTCAGCCAAGTCAGCTTCAAATCCCTTCTCCTCCTCAACCCCTGCCAATATATTTGCTTCCGAAGCAGGAGCCTCTGCTTCTGAAGGCTTTGGAGAATCAAATACCCCTGCATTCAGTTCATTCAGTCCTTTtgggcattcatcttcaattCCGTTCTCCTCAGACTTTGGAGCATCAACTGCGCCTGCACCCAGTTCAACTCCCTTTCAGGCGTCTGCATGGCCTTTTGCGACTACATCATCGTCTACGCCGATGCCATCTGGAAAACCCTCAGCCTCTGGATTATTCGGGCCCAATAGATCTGAACCTTCTTTGTGTACATCAAGCTTACCTACATTTGGACCAACACCTGCTGTCTTTAGTTCTAGCGGGTCATTCAGTGCAAACTGTTATGGAACATCTACCCAACCTATATTTGGAGGTAATAATAAAAGCTCTGAATTTTTTGGTGGTGAACCCATCTCGTCTATGTCATCTCATTTTGGATCAGTACCCCCGAACTTTGTGTCACCCTCATTATTTGGACAAGCTACTGCCCAAGTCCCGGTATCTCAGTCTGTTGCACCCTCATTCGGTATTTCAGGTGGCCGCTGTTGTGTATGTCCATCAAACATGTCGAACACTGCATTCACTGGAAATGGATCCACATCCGCAGGAAATTTGTTCTCAAGCACGCAATTTGAGTTTCCACCAAATCTGTCTGGTTTTGGTCACGCAACT ACTTCTTCCCCCAGTCCTTTCAAGCCAATGCAAACTGTTCCTTGCACAGGTGTTCCTATCGGTGACTTTGGGCAGTCAGTTCATGGCACAGGTGTTCCCGTAGGCAACTTTGGCCAGTCAGTACCGG GTTTTAATGGCTTTCTGGGCATCGCATTCCTGCCTTGCTGGATTGCTTTTGGTCAACCAGTTGCTTCACCTCCTGGTTGGGTTGCCTCAGCTCAGCCTATTGCTGCACCTGTGACTTGTAACAATCCGTTTCACAGAGAAG GTGGTCCTACACTCAGGATGGGCTCTGTTCATACTGCTCCAAGTTCCTTCTCCTCCTCAACCCCCTCCAATTTATTTGCTTCACAAAAACCAACCTTTACTTGCCAAAAATTTGGTGTGCCAACTACTCCTATATTCGGTTCATCAGGTTTTGCAGCACCATCTGGTGAATGTCAATTTGGCCAGTCATTTGCAACTCCCTTCTCTTCAACTTCAGCCAACTTATTTGGTTGCCAAACATCCGTGTTTAATTCCGCAGACTTGGCGTCCTCAACTCCATTCGGTCCACGTCCTTTCGGCCAGCCATCTGCAAATCCCTTCTCCTCTTCAACCTCTACCAATTCATTTGCTGCTTCCCAAACACCATCCTTCGCTTCGGCAGCCTTTGGAACATCGACTACTACTCCGTTAGCTTCGTCAGTTTTTGCAGCACCATCCTCTCCATCTCCTTTTGGGTTATCTGTAAATCCCTTCTCCTCAACCCCTTCCAATACGTTTCCTCCTAAGACATCGTCTTTCAGCTCTTCAGGCTTTGGAGAATCAACTGCGTGCCCTTTTACGACTGCGCCATCTACACTTTGGGGATTTGGAACGGCATCAGGCTTTGGGTCTGGGGCCAATGGCTCTGCACCTTCTTTCATTGAATCAAGCTCACCTACATTTGGATCATCGCCTTCTGTCTGCAGTTCTAGTTTCACATTTGGAACATCTTCTCAACCTGTGTCCGGATCACATAGCTATCCACTATTTGGAACACTCAACTCATCTGTCTCCTCTCTATTTGGATCAGTAGCCCCAAACTCTGTGTCACCCTCATCATCCGGACCCATCACTGCCCAATCCTTGTTTCACGCCAAGTGTCATCCCTCATTTCAGAAGACTCATCCTTTTTCTGGACAGAGTAATATTCCTTTGACGCCAAGTTTCATCCCTTCCTTTGGTGCATTAAACATTTCCAGCACTGCATCAACTGGGAATGGCTCTGAAGGAAATTTGTGCTCAAGTCCTACAAGCGCTGCTGGTTTTGATCCGACGAGT AGCTCTACGCACACTCCTTTTCAGCCGGTGCCAACTGCTGATTCCGAAGGTGTTTGTTTAGGCAACATTGGCCGGTCAGTAGCAG GGGATGGCTTTGGTTGGAATGCCTTCGGTCCACCAGGTGCTGCAAATTGTAGATTTTGA
- the LOC131306447 gene encoding nuclear pore complex protein NUP98A-like isoform X1, whose translation MVIVGDRAVPMTSTFGSTHFRPSAFGSQCGGSRVSGYSKTVEVVDGEMMVSTGPQHLESISAMPVYKDNSTEELRWEDYKSGDKGGIGFGAWAMQPNLFSASCLSAKSASNPFSSSTPANIFASEAGASASEGFGESNTPAFSSFSPFGHSSSIPFSSDFGASTAPAPSSTPFQASAWPFATTSSSTPMPSGKPSASGLFGPNRSEPSLCTSSLPTFGPTPAVFSSSGSFSANCYGTSTQPIFGGNNKSSEFFGGEPISSMSSHFGSVPPNFVSPSLFGQATAQVPVSQSVAPSFGISGGRCCVCPSNMSNTAFTGNGSTSAGNLFSSTQFEFPPNLSGFGHATTSSPSPFKPMQTVPCTGVPIGDFGQSVHGTGVPVGNFGQSVPGFNGFLGIAFLPCWIAFGQPVASPPGWVASAQPIAAPVTCNNPFHREVPGAPTYGSTNFGSSAFASKHGGSRIEAYKATVDLVDFGKLNSISAMPIYRNKSPEEIRLEDYQSGDKGGPTLRMGSVHTAPSSFSSSTPSNLFASQKPTFTCQKFGVPTTPIFGSSGFAAPSGECQFGQSFATPFSSTSANLFGCQTSVFNSADLASSTPFGPRPFGQPSANPFSSSTSTNSFAASQTPSFASAAFGTSTTTPLASSVFAAPSSPSPFGLSVNPFSSTPSNTFPPKTSSFSSSGFGESTACPFTTAPSTLWGFGTASGFGSGANGSAPSFIESSSPTFGSSPSVCSSSFTFGTSSQPVSGSHSYPLFGTLNSSVSSLFGSVAPNSVSPSSSGPITAQSLFHAKCHPSFQKTHPFSGQSNIPLTPSFIPSFGALNISSTASTGNGSEGNLCSSPTSAAGFDPTSSSTHTPFQPVPTADSEGVCLGNIGRSVAGDGFGWNAFGPPGAANCRF comes from the exons ATGGTCATCGTCGGTGATC GAGCTGTTCCAATGACTTCAACATTTGGAAGCACTCATTTTAGACCTTCGGCCTTTGGTAGTCAGTGTGGAGGAAGTAGAGTATCTGGCTATTCTAAAACAGTTGAGGTAGTAGATGGCGAAATGATGGTATCAACTGGACCGCAACACTTAGAATCCATATCAGCCATGCCTGTTTACAAAGATAACAGCACTGAAGAACTCCGGTGGGAGGACTACAAGTCAGGAGATAAAG GTGGGATTGGCTTTGGTGCTTGGGCTATGCAGCCAAACCTCTTTAGTGCTTCATGTTTGTCAGCCAAGTCAGCTTCAAATCCCTTCTCCTCCTCAACCCCTGCCAATATATTTGCTTCCGAAGCAGGAGCCTCTGCTTCTGAAGGCTTTGGAGAATCAAATACCCCTGCATTCAGTTCATTCAGTCCTTTtgggcattcatcttcaattCCGTTCTCCTCAGACTTTGGAGCATCAACTGCGCCTGCACCCAGTTCAACTCCCTTTCAGGCGTCTGCATGGCCTTTTGCGACTACATCATCGTCTACGCCGATGCCATCTGGAAAACCCTCAGCCTCTGGATTATTCGGGCCCAATAGATCTGAACCTTCTTTGTGTACATCAAGCTTACCTACATTTGGACCAACACCTGCTGTCTTTAGTTCTAGCGGGTCATTCAGTGCAAACTGTTATGGAACATCTACCCAACCTATATTTGGAGGTAATAATAAAAGCTCTGAATTTTTTGGTGGTGAACCCATCTCGTCTATGTCATCTCATTTTGGATCAGTACCCCCGAACTTTGTGTCACCCTCATTATTTGGACAAGCTACTGCCCAAGTCCCGGTATCTCAGTCTGTTGCACCCTCATTCGGTATTTCAGGTGGCCGCTGTTGTGTATGTCCATCAAACATGTCGAACACTGCATTCACTGGAAATGGATCCACATCCGCAGGAAATTTGTTCTCAAGCACGCAATTTGAGTTTCCACCAAATCTGTCTGGTTTTGGTCACGCAACT ACTTCTTCCCCCAGTCCTTTCAAGCCAATGCAAACTGTTCCTTGCACAGGTGTTCCTATCGGTGACTTTGGGCAGTCAGTTCATGGCACAGGTGTTCCCGTAGGCAACTTTGGCCAGTCAGTACCGG GTTTTAATGGCTTTCTGGGCATCGCATTCCTGCCTTGCTGGATTGCTTTTGGTCAACCAGTTGCTTCACCTCCTGGTTGGGTTGCCTCAGCTCAGCCTATTGCTGCACCTGTGACTTGTAACAATCCGTTTCACAGAGAAG TACCTGGGGCCCCAACATATGGAAGCACTAATTTTGGATCGTCAGCCTTTGCTAGTAAGCACGGAGGAAGTAGAATAGAAGCCTATAAGGCAACAGTTGACCTAGTAGATTTTGGTAAGCTAAATTCAATATCGGCCATGCCCATATACCGAAATAAGAGCCCTGAAGAAATCCGATTGGAAGACTACCAGTCAGGGGATAAAG GTGGTCCTACACTCAGGATGGGCTCTGTTCATACTGCTCCAAGTTCCTTCTCCTCCTCAACCCCCTCCAATTTATTTGCTTCACAAAAACCAACCTTTACTTGCCAAAAATTTGGTGTGCCAACTACTCCTATATTCGGTTCATCAGGTTTTGCAGCACCATCTGGTGAATGTCAATTTGGCCAGTCATTTGCAACTCCCTTCTCTTCAACTTCAGCCAACTTATTTGGTTGCCAAACATCCGTGTTTAATTCCGCAGACTTGGCGTCCTCAACTCCATTCGGTCCACGTCCTTTCGGCCAGCCATCTGCAAATCCCTTCTCCTCTTCAACCTCTACCAATTCATTTGCTGCTTCCCAAACACCATCCTTCGCTTCGGCAGCCTTTGGAACATCGACTACTACTCCGTTAGCTTCGTCAGTTTTTGCAGCACCATCCTCTCCATCTCCTTTTGGGTTATCTGTAAATCCCTTCTCCTCAACCCCTTCCAATACGTTTCCTCCTAAGACATCGTCTTTCAGCTCTTCAGGCTTTGGAGAATCAACTGCGTGCCCTTTTACGACTGCGCCATCTACACTTTGGGGATTTGGAACGGCATCAGGCTTTGGGTCTGGGGCCAATGGCTCTGCACCTTCTTTCATTGAATCAAGCTCACCTACATTTGGATCATCGCCTTCTGTCTGCAGTTCTAGTTTCACATTTGGAACATCTTCTCAACCTGTGTCCGGATCACATAGCTATCCACTATTTGGAACACTCAACTCATCTGTCTCCTCTCTATTTGGATCAGTAGCCCCAAACTCTGTGTCACCCTCATCATCCGGACCCATCACTGCCCAATCCTTGTTTCACGCCAAGTGTCATCCCTCATTTCAGAAGACTCATCCTTTTTCTGGACAGAGTAATATTCCTTTGACGCCAAGTTTCATCCCTTCCTTTGGTGCATTAAACATTTCCAGCACTGCATCAACTGGGAATGGCTCTGAAGGAAATTTGTGCTCAAGTCCTACAAGCGCTGCTGGTTTTGATCCGACGAGT AGCTCTACGCACACTCCTTTTCAGCCGGTGCCAACTGCTGATTCCGAAGGTGTTTGTTTAGGCAACATTGGCCGGTCAGTAGCAG GGGATGGCTTTGGTTGGAATGCCTTCGGTCCACCAGGTGCTGCAAATTGTAGATTTTGA
- the LOC131306447 gene encoding nuclear pore complex protein NUP98B-like isoform X3, translated as MVIVGDRAVPMTSTFGSTHFRPSAFGSQCGGSRVSGYSKTVEVVDGEMMVSTGPQHLESISAMPVYKDNSTEELRWEDYKSGDKGGIGFGAWAMQPNLFSASCLSAKSASNPFSSSTPANIFASEAGASASEGFGESNTPAFSSFSPFGHSSSIPFSSDFGASTAPAPSSTPFQASAWPFATTSSSTPMPSGKPSASGLFGPNRSEPSLCTSSLPTFGPTPAVFSSSGSFSANCYGTSTQPIFGGGRCCVCPSNMSNTAFTGNGSTSAGNLFSSTQFEFPPNLSGFGHATTSSPSPFKPMQTVPCTGVPIGDFGQSVHGTGVPVGNFGQSVPGFNGFLGIAFLPCWIAFGQPVASPPGWVASAQPIAAPVTCNNPFHREVPGAPTYGSTNFGSSAFASKHGGSRIEAYKATVDLVDFGKLNSISAMPIYRNKSPEEIRLEDYQSGDKGGPTLRMGSVHTAPSSFSSSTPSNLFASQKPTFTCQKFGVPTTPIFGSSGFAAPSGECQFGQSFATPFSSTSANLFGCQTSVFNSADLASSTPFGPRPFGQPSANPFSSSTSTNSFAASQTPSFASAAFGTSTTTPLASSVFAAPSSPSPFGLSVNPFSSTPSNTFPPKTSSFSSSGFGESTACPFTTAPSTLWGFGTASGFGSGANGSAPSFIESSSPTFGSSPSVCSSSFTFGTSSQPVSGSHSYPLFGTLNSSVSSLFGSVAPNSVSPSSSGPITAQSLFHAKCHPSFQKTHPFSGQSNIPLTPSFIPSFGALNISSTASTGNGSEGNLCSSPTSAAGFDPTSSSTHTPFQPVPTADSEGVCLGNIGRSVAGDGFGWNAFGPPGAANCRF; from the exons ATGGTCATCGTCGGTGATC GAGCTGTTCCAATGACTTCAACATTTGGAAGCACTCATTTTAGACCTTCGGCCTTTGGTAGTCAGTGTGGAGGAAGTAGAGTATCTGGCTATTCTAAAACAGTTGAGGTAGTAGATGGCGAAATGATGGTATCAACTGGACCGCAACACTTAGAATCCATATCAGCCATGCCTGTTTACAAAGATAACAGCACTGAAGAACTCCGGTGGGAGGACTACAAGTCAGGAGATAAAG GTGGGATTGGCTTTGGTGCTTGGGCTATGCAGCCAAACCTCTTTAGTGCTTCATGTTTGTCAGCCAAGTCAGCTTCAAATCCCTTCTCCTCCTCAACCCCTGCCAATATATTTGCTTCCGAAGCAGGAGCCTCTGCTTCTGAAGGCTTTGGAGAATCAAATACCCCTGCATTCAGTTCATTCAGTCCTTTtgggcattcatcttcaattCCGTTCTCCTCAGACTTTGGAGCATCAACTGCGCCTGCACCCAGTTCAACTCCCTTTCAGGCGTCTGCATGGCCTTTTGCGACTACATCATCGTCTACGCCGATGCCATCTGGAAAACCCTCAGCCTCTGGATTATTCGGGCCCAATAGATCTGAACCTTCTTTGTGTACATCAAGCTTACCTACATTTGGACCAACACCTGCTGTCTTTAGTTCTAGCGGGTCATTCAGTGCAAACTGTTATGGAACATCTACCCAACCTATATTTGGAG GTGGCCGCTGTTGTGTATGTCCATCAAACATGTCGAACACTGCATTCACTGGAAATGGATCCACATCCGCAGGAAATTTGTTCTCAAGCACGCAATTTGAGTTTCCACCAAATCTGTCTGGTTTTGGTCACGCAACT ACTTCTTCCCCCAGTCCTTTCAAGCCAATGCAAACTGTTCCTTGCACAGGTGTTCCTATCGGTGACTTTGGGCAGTCAGTTCATGGCACAGGTGTTCCCGTAGGCAACTTTGGCCAGTCAGTACCGG GTTTTAATGGCTTTCTGGGCATCGCATTCCTGCCTTGCTGGATTGCTTTTGGTCAACCAGTTGCTTCACCTCCTGGTTGGGTTGCCTCAGCTCAGCCTATTGCTGCACCTGTGACTTGTAACAATCCGTTTCACAGAGAAG TACCTGGGGCCCCAACATATGGAAGCACTAATTTTGGATCGTCAGCCTTTGCTAGTAAGCACGGAGGAAGTAGAATAGAAGCCTATAAGGCAACAGTTGACCTAGTAGATTTTGGTAAGCTAAATTCAATATCGGCCATGCCCATATACCGAAATAAGAGCCCTGAAGAAATCCGATTGGAAGACTACCAGTCAGGGGATAAAG GTGGTCCTACACTCAGGATGGGCTCTGTTCATACTGCTCCAAGTTCCTTCTCCTCCTCAACCCCCTCCAATTTATTTGCTTCACAAAAACCAACCTTTACTTGCCAAAAATTTGGTGTGCCAACTACTCCTATATTCGGTTCATCAGGTTTTGCAGCACCATCTGGTGAATGTCAATTTGGCCAGTCATTTGCAACTCCCTTCTCTTCAACTTCAGCCAACTTATTTGGTTGCCAAACATCCGTGTTTAATTCCGCAGACTTGGCGTCCTCAACTCCATTCGGTCCACGTCCTTTCGGCCAGCCATCTGCAAATCCCTTCTCCTCTTCAACCTCTACCAATTCATTTGCTGCTTCCCAAACACCATCCTTCGCTTCGGCAGCCTTTGGAACATCGACTACTACTCCGTTAGCTTCGTCAGTTTTTGCAGCACCATCCTCTCCATCTCCTTTTGGGTTATCTGTAAATCCCTTCTCCTCAACCCCTTCCAATACGTTTCCTCCTAAGACATCGTCTTTCAGCTCTTCAGGCTTTGGAGAATCAACTGCGTGCCCTTTTACGACTGCGCCATCTACACTTTGGGGATTTGGAACGGCATCAGGCTTTGGGTCTGGGGCCAATGGCTCTGCACCTTCTTTCATTGAATCAAGCTCACCTACATTTGGATCATCGCCTTCTGTCTGCAGTTCTAGTTTCACATTTGGAACATCTTCTCAACCTGTGTCCGGATCACATAGCTATCCACTATTTGGAACACTCAACTCATCTGTCTCCTCTCTATTTGGATCAGTAGCCCCAAACTCTGTGTCACCCTCATCATCCGGACCCATCACTGCCCAATCCTTGTTTCACGCCAAGTGTCATCCCTCATTTCAGAAGACTCATCCTTTTTCTGGACAGAGTAATATTCCTTTGACGCCAAGTTTCATCCCTTCCTTTGGTGCATTAAACATTTCCAGCACTGCATCAACTGGGAATGGCTCTGAAGGAAATTTGTGCTCAAGTCCTACAAGCGCTGCTGGTTTTGATCCGACGAGT AGCTCTACGCACACTCCTTTTCAGCCGGTGCCAACTGCTGATTCCGAAGGTGTTTGTTTAGGCAACATTGGCCGGTCAGTAGCAG GGGATGGCTTTGGTTGGAATGCCTTCGGTCCACCAGGTGCTGCAAATTGTAGATTTTGA
- the LOC131306447 gene encoding nuclear pore complex protein NUP98A-like isoform X4, producing MVIVGDRAVPMTSTFGSTHFRPSAFGSQCGGSRVSGYSKTVEVVDGEMMVSTGPQHLESISAMPVYKDNSTEELRWEDYKSGDKGGIGFGAWAMQPNLFSASCLSAKSASNPFSSSTPANIFASEAGASASEGFGESNTPAFSSFSPFGHSSSIPFSSDFGASTAPAPSSTPFQASAWPFATTSSSTPMPSGKPSASGLFGPNRSEPSLCTSSLPTFGPTPAVFSSSGSFSANCYGTSTQPIFGGNNKSSEFFGGEPISSMSSHFGSVPPNFVSPSLFGQATAQVPVSQSVAPSFGISGGRCCVCPSNMSNTAFTGNGSTSAGNLFSSTQFEFPPNLSGFGHATTSSPSPFKPMQTVPCTGVPIGDFGQSVHGTGVPVGNFGQSVPGFNGFLGIAFLPCWIAFGQPVASPPGWVASAQPIAAPVTCNNPFHREGGPTLRMGSVHTAPSSFSSSTPSNLFASQKPTFTCQKFGVPTTPIFGSSGFAAPSGECQFGQSFATPFSSTSANLFGCQTSVFNSADLASSTPFGPRPFGQPSANPFSSSTSTNSFAASQTPSFASAAFGTSTTTPLASSVFAAPSSPSPFGLSVNPFSSTPSNTFPPKTSSFSSSGFGESTACPFTTAPSTLWGFGTASGFGSGANGSAPSFIESSSPTFGSSPSVCSSSFTFGTSSQPVSGSHSYPLFGTLNSSVSSLFGSVAPNSVSPSSSGPITAQSLFHAKCHPSFQKTHPFSGQSNIPLTPSFIPSFGALNISSTASTGNGSEGNLCSSPTSAAGFDPTSCSMQSSTHTPFQPVPTADSEGVCLGNIGRSVAGDGFGWNAFGPPGAANCRF from the exons ATGGTCATCGTCGGTGATC GAGCTGTTCCAATGACTTCAACATTTGGAAGCACTCATTTTAGACCTTCGGCCTTTGGTAGTCAGTGTGGAGGAAGTAGAGTATCTGGCTATTCTAAAACAGTTGAGGTAGTAGATGGCGAAATGATGGTATCAACTGGACCGCAACACTTAGAATCCATATCAGCCATGCCTGTTTACAAAGATAACAGCACTGAAGAACTCCGGTGGGAGGACTACAAGTCAGGAGATAAAG GTGGGATTGGCTTTGGTGCTTGGGCTATGCAGCCAAACCTCTTTAGTGCTTCATGTTTGTCAGCCAAGTCAGCTTCAAATCCCTTCTCCTCCTCAACCCCTGCCAATATATTTGCTTCCGAAGCAGGAGCCTCTGCTTCTGAAGGCTTTGGAGAATCAAATACCCCTGCATTCAGTTCATTCAGTCCTTTtgggcattcatcttcaattCCGTTCTCCTCAGACTTTGGAGCATCAACTGCGCCTGCACCCAGTTCAACTCCCTTTCAGGCGTCTGCATGGCCTTTTGCGACTACATCATCGTCTACGCCGATGCCATCTGGAAAACCCTCAGCCTCTGGATTATTCGGGCCCAATAGATCTGAACCTTCTTTGTGTACATCAAGCTTACCTACATTTGGACCAACACCTGCTGTCTTTAGTTCTAGCGGGTCATTCAGTGCAAACTGTTATGGAACATCTACCCAACCTATATTTGGAGGTAATAATAAAAGCTCTGAATTTTTTGGTGGTGAACCCATCTCGTCTATGTCATCTCATTTTGGATCAGTACCCCCGAACTTTGTGTCACCCTCATTATTTGGACAAGCTACTGCCCAAGTCCCGGTATCTCAGTCTGTTGCACCCTCATTCGGTATTTCAGGTGGCCGCTGTTGTGTATGTCCATCAAACATGTCGAACACTGCATTCACTGGAAATGGATCCACATCCGCAGGAAATTTGTTCTCAAGCACGCAATTTGAGTTTCCACCAAATCTGTCTGGTTTTGGTCACGCAACT ACTTCTTCCCCCAGTCCTTTCAAGCCAATGCAAACTGTTCCTTGCACAGGTGTTCCTATCGGTGACTTTGGGCAGTCAGTTCATGGCACAGGTGTTCCCGTAGGCAACTTTGGCCAGTCAGTACCGG GTTTTAATGGCTTTCTGGGCATCGCATTCCTGCCTTGCTGGATTGCTTTTGGTCAACCAGTTGCTTCACCTCCTGGTTGGGTTGCCTCAGCTCAGCCTATTGCTGCACCTGTGACTTGTAACAATCCGTTTCACAGAGAAG GTGGTCCTACACTCAGGATGGGCTCTGTTCATACTGCTCCAAGTTCCTTCTCCTCCTCAACCCCCTCCAATTTATTTGCTTCACAAAAACCAACCTTTACTTGCCAAAAATTTGGTGTGCCAACTACTCCTATATTCGGTTCATCAGGTTTTGCAGCACCATCTGGTGAATGTCAATTTGGCCAGTCATTTGCAACTCCCTTCTCTTCAACTTCAGCCAACTTATTTGGTTGCCAAACATCCGTGTTTAATTCCGCAGACTTGGCGTCCTCAACTCCATTCGGTCCACGTCCTTTCGGCCAGCCATCTGCAAATCCCTTCTCCTCTTCAACCTCTACCAATTCATTTGCTGCTTCCCAAACACCATCCTTCGCTTCGGCAGCCTTTGGAACATCGACTACTACTCCGTTAGCTTCGTCAGTTTTTGCAGCACCATCCTCTCCATCTCCTTTTGGGTTATCTGTAAATCCCTTCTCCTCAACCCCTTCCAATACGTTTCCTCCTAAGACATCGTCTTTCAGCTCTTCAGGCTTTGGAGAATCAACTGCGTGCCCTTTTACGACTGCGCCATCTACACTTTGGGGATTTGGAACGGCATCAGGCTTTGGGTCTGGGGCCAATGGCTCTGCACCTTCTTTCATTGAATCAAGCTCACCTACATTTGGATCATCGCCTTCTGTCTGCAGTTCTAGTTTCACATTTGGAACATCTTCTCAACCTGTGTCCGGATCACATAGCTATCCACTATTTGGAACACTCAACTCATCTGTCTCCTCTCTATTTGGATCAGTAGCCCCAAACTCTGTGTCACCCTCATCATCCGGACCCATCACTGCCCAATCCTTGTTTCACGCCAAGTGTCATCCCTCATTTCAGAAGACTCATCCTTTTTCTGGACAGAGTAATATTCCTTTGACGCCAAGTTTCATCCCTTCCTTTGGTGCATTAAACATTTCCAGCACTGCATCAACTGGGAATGGCTCTGAAGGAAATTTGTGCTCAAGTCCTACAAGCGCTGCTGGTTTTGATCCGACGAGT TGTTCTATGCAGAGCTCTACGCACACTCCTTTTCAGCCGGTGCCAACTGCTGATTCCGAAGGTGTTTGTTTAGGCAACATTGGCCGGTCAGTAGCAG GGGATGGCTTTGGTTGGAATGCCTTCGGTCCACCAGGTGCTGCAAATTGTAGATTTTGA